CGTCCCTTCCGTCGTCCCCCACGCTCCTTCTCGGTACATCTCTTCCCTCTCCCCTTTCCTCTCCAACAACCACCACAGATCCGTCAATCTCCCCAAACACCACCACCACCACCACCACCATAACCAGACGCGTTCGATCTCCGTCGATGCGGTTAAGGCGGGAGACACTTTCCCGCGCCGCCACAACTCCGCGACGCCGGACGAGCAAGCGCACATGGCGAAATACTGCGGATACGACCACATCGACTCCTTGGTCGACGACACCGTCCCGAAACAGATCCGAATCGACTCGATGAAGTTCTCCAAATTCGACGGAGGCCTCACCGAGAGCGAGATGATGGCTCACATGACCGAGCTCGCCTCCAAGAACAAGGTCTTCAAGTCCTTCATCGGGATGGGGTACTACAACACACACGTCCCCACCGTGATCATCCGCAACATCCTGGAGAACCCCGCCTGGTACACTCAGTACACTCCGTACCAGGCGGAGATCTCCCAGGGGAGGCTCGAGTCTCTCCTCAACTTCCAGACGATGATCACCGATCTCACGGGACTCCCCATGTCCAACGCGTCCCTTCTCGACGAAGGGACAGCCGCCGCCGAGGCCATGGCGATGTGTAACAACATCCAAAAGGGGAAGAAGAAGACGTTCGTGATCGCGAGTAACTGCCATCCTCAGACGATCGAGATTTGTAAAACTAGAGCTGATGGATTTGATCTGAAGGTTGTTACGAAGGATCTTAAAGAGATTGATTACAGCTGTGGTGACGTGTGTGGTGTGCTCGTTCAGTACCCGGGGACTGAGGGAGAGGTTTTGGATTACGGCGAGTTTGTTAAGAACGCTCACGCTAACGGCGTTAAGGTTGTTATGGCGACGGATCTGTTGGCGTTGACGGTGTTAAAGCCTCCTGGGGAGTTTGGGGCTGATATTGTCGTTGGTTCGGCTCAGAGGTTTGGCGTTCCGATGGGTTACGGTGGTCCCCACGCTGCTTTTTTGGCTACTTCTTCGGAGTATAAGAGGATGATGCCGGGGAGGATTATTGGTGTTAGTGTTGATTCTACTGGGAAGCCAGCTCTGCGTATGGCTATGCAGACTAGGGAGCAGCATATTAGGAGGGATAAAGCCACTAGCAACATCTGTACTGCTCAAGTAATGTTGTTGATACATGCTGATGAAATTTTTTATCTTTTCTTTTGGCTATTTTTGTAATGTTTTTTCGTTTTGTTGCAGGCGTTGCTTGCGAACATGGCTGCCATGTATGCTGTTTACCATGGACCTGCGGGTTTAAAATCTATTGCCGAGCGCGTTCATGGTCTTGCTGGTATATTTTCTCTAGGATTGAAGAAGCTTGGTGTTGCTGAAGTCCAAGATCTTCCTTACTTTGACACTGTGAAAATCAAGTGTTCGGATGCACATGCGATTGCTGATGCAGCTGTCAAGAGCGAAATGAATCTGCGTGTTGTGGACTCCAACACTGTGAGTGACTCTCCTTTGTTTGACACTCAAATGTTTGTAGCCGCTTAGAGATTTGAACATTTTGGCATGTTAACTTGATGTCTTTCAGATTACTGCTTCTTTTGACGAAACAACCACCTTGGATGATGTCGATAAACTTTTCAAAGTCTTTGCTTCTGGCAAGCCTGTGAGTGTTGTTCTATCCTCTCTTGTTGTTTACTTGGGTCGTTGCATGAAATTTGATTATCTCGACTCCATTTGTTTCAGGTTCCGTTCACGGCTGAATCTCTTGCACCTGAGGTTCAGAATTCCATTCCCTCTAACTTAACAAGAGAGAGCACTTATCTCACCCACCCAATCTTCAACATGTATATTTTTTCTGTTCTTTGAGTCTTGCCTGGTTTATTGCTTGTGGCTTAATAGTATCTCTCATATGTATTTTCGTTTTTTAACAATGTGATTAGGTACCACACAGAGCATGAGTTACTCAGGTACATCCACAAGTTAGGGACTAAGGATCTCTCACTGTGCCACAGCATGATTCCATTGGGATCTTGTACAATGAAGTTAAATGCAACAACTGAAATGATGCCAGTCTCATGGCCAAGTTTCACTGACATCCACCCATTTGCTCCAGTTGATCAAGCACAAGGTTACCAGGTGAGCCACTTTTTTGATTCAGTCAAGGTTTGATCTGGAAATTTGAATAGTGAATCTGAATACTTGTTGGCATTTGTATAGGAAATGTTCAGCACCTTGGGTGATCTCTTGTGTACAATCACTGGGTTTGACTCTCTCTCATTGCAACCTAATGCTGGTGCTTCTGGTGAGTATACCGGGCTCATGGTTATCCGCGAATATCACAGGGTAAAGGCTTATATCCTAAATCTTGATTTAAATATTTTACTATTTCCAATTCTAAACTGTAAAATGAATAAATGTATGCATCTTCCAGTCAAGAGGAGATCATCACAGAAATGTGTGTATCATACCTGTCTCTGCACATGGGACAAACCCTGCAAGCGCTGCTATGTGCGGAATGAAAATTATTACGGTTGGAACTGATGCTAAGGGAAATATCAACATGGACGAGGTGAGAAAAGCTGCTGAAGACAACAAAGACAGCTTAGCTGCCCTTATGGTTACATACCCTTCAACTCATGGAGTCTATGAAGAGACTATTGATGAGATTTGCAAAATAATACACGACAATGGAGGTCAAGTGTACATGGATGGTGCCAACAT
This sequence is a window from Brassica oleracea var. oleracea cultivar TO1000 chromosome C1, BOL, whole genome shotgun sequence. Protein-coding genes within it:
- the LOC106303581 gene encoding glycine dehydrogenase (decarboxylating) 1, mitochondrial translates to MERARRLAYRGIVRRLVNESKRHRNGEITPHHVPSVVPHAPSRYISSLSPFLSNNHHRSVNLPKHHHHHHHHNQTRSISVDAVKAGDTFPRRHNSATPDEQAHMAKYCGYDHIDSLVDDTVPKQIRIDSMKFSKFDGGLTESEMMAHMTELASKNKVFKSFIGMGYYNTHVPTVIIRNILENPAWYTQYTPYQAEISQGRLESLLNFQTMITDLTGLPMSNASLLDEGTAAAEAMAMCNNIQKGKKKTFVIASNCHPQTIEICKTRADGFDLKVVTKDLKEIDYSCGDVCGVLVQYPGTEGEVLDYGEFVKNAHANGVKVVMATDLLALTVLKPPGEFGADIVVGSAQRFGVPMGYGGPHAAFLATSSEYKRMMPGRIIGVSVDSTGKPALRMAMQTREQHIRRDKATSNICTAQALLANMAAMYAVYHGPAGLKSIAERVHGLAGIFSLGLKKLGVAEVQDLPYFDTVKIKCSDAHAIADAAVKSEMNLRVVDSNTITASFDETTTLDDVDKLFKVFASGKPVPFTAESLAPEVQNSIPSNLTRESTYLTHPIFNMYHTEHELLRYIHKLGTKDLSLCHSMIPLGSCTMKLNATTEMMPVSWPSFTDIHPFAPVDQAQGYQEMFSTLGDLLCTITGFDSLSLQPNAGASGEYTGLMVIREYHRSRGDHHRNVCIIPVSAHGTNPASAAMCGMKIITVGTDAKGNINMDEVRKAAEDNKDSLAALMVTYPSTHGVYEETIDEICKIIHDNGGQVYMDGANMNAQVGLTSPGFIGADVCHLNLHKTFCIPHGGGGPGMGPIGVKKHLAPFLPSHPVIPTGGFPQPEKTEPLGPIAAAPWGSALILPISYSYIAMMGSGGLTEASKIAILNANYMAKRLEKHFPVLFRGANGTVAHEFIIDLRGFKNTAGIEAEDVAKRLMDYGFHAPTMSFPVSGTLMIEPTESESKAELDRFCDTLISIREEIAQIEKGNADVQNNVLKGAPHSPAMLMSDTWKKPYSREYAAFPTPWLRSAKFWPTTGRVDNVYGDRKLVCTLLPEEEQVAAAVSA